A single genomic interval of Rosistilla ulvae harbors:
- the xerD gene encoding site-specific tyrosine recombinase XerD, protein MARPTKLQQLKSRGPAKNSDGRSQSYCADFIVYLRNECHLAENSIKAYSRDLKRFLDWLEDRSIPRLKIAELSQYVSWLCQRSLAPASVARHVVALRTFYKYLQLEGVVLDNPAELLTTQKMWQRMPGVLSPAQVDGLLAAPRRSDSYWQRDRALLEVLYATGCRASEVCGLRLQNVNLKQKHLKCEGKGGKQRMVPLGLRSIESIQLYIDQLRVRLVALAAATPEHLFLSRSGQALDRVQVWRLVKRYAQRAGISDDISPHSLRHSFATHLLAGGAGLRQVQEMLGHANIQTTQIYTHVDHSRLQKVHREFHPRA, encoded by the coding sequence ATGGCCCGTCCAACCAAGCTGCAGCAATTGAAGTCGCGCGGTCCGGCGAAAAATTCCGATGGGCGAAGTCAGTCGTATTGCGCCGATTTTATCGTTTATCTGCGGAACGAATGCCATTTGGCGGAGAATTCGATCAAGGCTTACAGCCGCGATTTGAAGCGTTTCCTGGATTGGTTGGAGGATCGTTCGATCCCGCGACTGAAGATCGCCGAGCTGTCGCAGTACGTCAGTTGGCTGTGTCAGCGGTCGCTTGCGCCGGCCAGCGTGGCGAGGCACGTCGTCGCGCTGCGGACGTTCTATAAATACTTGCAGTTGGAAGGGGTGGTTCTCGACAACCCGGCGGAGTTGCTGACAACGCAGAAGATGTGGCAGCGGATGCCGGGGGTGCTCAGCCCCGCTCAGGTCGATGGTCTACTGGCCGCACCGCGCCGCTCGGACAGCTATTGGCAACGGGATCGAGCGCTGTTGGAAGTGCTGTATGCGACAGGCTGCCGGGCGTCGGAGGTCTGCGGATTGCGGCTGCAGAACGTGAATCTGAAGCAGAAGCACTTGAAGTGCGAAGGAAAGGGGGGGAAGCAGCGGATGGTCCCCTTGGGGCTGCGTTCGATCGAATCGATCCAGCTGTATATCGATCAATTGAGGGTCCGCCTGGTGGCGCTAGCGGCAGCGACACCGGAGCATTTGTTCCTCAGTCGCAGCGGCCAGGCATTGGATCGTGTGCAGGTCTGGCGGTTGGTCAAGCGATACGCTCAGCGGGCAGGAATCTCCGACGATATCAGTCCGCACAGCTTGCGGCACAGCTTTGCGACGCACTTGTTGGCTGGCGGCGCGGGGCTGCGACAGGTTCAAGAGATGCTGGGGCACGCCAACATTCAGACGACGCAGATCTATACGCACGTCGACCACAGTCGCTTGCAGAAGGTCCATCGCGAGTTTCATCCGCGGGCGTAG
- the hisD gene encoding histidinol dehydrogenase: protein MNQPISINIPLVDARNGAAPAILDQLRAKLSPAGDVVSPKGRELTQKVFGEPLAPAAVVDRICNDIQRDGDTALLRYCQALDGADLDAASLRVPAAELQQAHAAADPEFLQCIRRIAENIRTFQSAILHQDVTITPKPGVNLTQRYVPLRRIGVCVPGGAAAYPSTVLMTVVPAQVAGVGEIAVVAPPTKFGSYNNDILATCHELGVTEVYRMGGAQAVAAMAFGTDTVPAVDKIVGPGNLFVALAKKQVYGDVDIDSIAGPSEVIVIADETANPAHVAADLLSQAEHSPGSAILISWSQSLLDATLAALGEQLATLERSDLTLPSLEAYGALILVDDREQARQMTDAFAPEHLHIQCESARQLATSIRNAGATFIGNHTPVALGDYAAGPSHVLPTSGTARWAAGLSSNDFVRSGSMIEFDQTGLENIADDVELLATKEGLTAHRRSISIRR, encoded by the coding sequence GTGAACCAGCCAATTTCCATCAACATCCCACTCGTCGATGCCCGCAATGGCGCCGCCCCCGCGATCCTCGACCAGCTGCGTGCCAAGCTCAGCCCGGCTGGCGATGTCGTCAGCCCCAAGGGGCGCGAATTGACGCAAAAGGTCTTCGGCGAACCGCTGGCACCGGCCGCCGTCGTCGATCGGATCTGCAACGATATCCAACGCGATGGCGACACCGCTCTGCTGCGCTATTGCCAAGCACTCGACGGAGCCGATCTCGACGCCGCTTCGTTGCGCGTCCCCGCCGCCGAACTGCAGCAAGCTCATGCCGCCGCCGATCCCGAGTTCCTGCAATGCATCCGCCGGATCGCGGAAAACATCCGCACGTTCCAATCGGCGATCCTACACCAAGACGTCACGATCACGCCCAAGCCAGGCGTCAACTTGACTCAGCGGTACGTGCCGCTGCGACGGATCGGAGTCTGCGTCCCCGGTGGCGCCGCCGCCTATCCATCGACGGTGCTGATGACCGTGGTTCCCGCGCAAGTCGCTGGCGTCGGGGAGATCGCCGTCGTCGCGCCGCCAACCAAGTTTGGATCGTACAACAACGACATCCTCGCCACCTGCCATGAACTGGGCGTGACGGAGGTCTACCGGATGGGAGGCGCTCAAGCCGTCGCGGCGATGGCTTTTGGAACCGATACGGTCCCCGCTGTCGACAAGATCGTCGGCCCCGGCAACCTGTTTGTCGCGTTGGCGAAGAAGCAAGTCTATGGAGATGTCGATATCGATTCGATCGCCGGCCCCAGCGAAGTGATCGTGATCGCCGACGAGACCGCCAACCCGGCGCACGTCGCCGCCGACCTGTTGTCGCAAGCTGAACACTCCCCCGGATCGGCGATCCTGATCTCGTGGAGCCAGTCGCTGTTGGACGCCACGCTTGCAGCGCTCGGCGAACAGCTGGCGACGCTGGAGCGAAGCGACCTGACGCTTCCCAGTCTGGAAGCCTACGGGGCGTTGATTTTGGTCGACGACCGCGAACAGGCCCGCCAGATGACCGACGCGTTTGCACCGGAGCACCTGCACATCCAATGCGAATCGGCTCGCCAACTTGCCACATCGATTCGCAATGCCGGCGCCACCTTCATCGGCAACCACACGCCCGTTGCGTTGGGCGATTATGCAGCGGGCCCCAGCCACGTCCTGCCGACCAGCGGTACCGCTCGCTGGGCCGCGGGGCTTTCGAGCAACGACTTCGTCCGCAGCGGCAGCATGATCGAGTTCGACCAAACCGGACTCGAAAACATCGCCGACGATGTCGAACTGTTGGCAACCAAAGAAGGTCTCACGGCCCATCGCCGCAGTATCTCGATCCGCCGCTAA
- a CDS encoding c-type cytochrome domain-containing protein translates to MSTFQRIAILTLMISGSLSIASPALAVITRAQRIELTQVGGIIKKAGENYLQGNYDESGKQVEEAQERLKKLVAEGDMQLYREAGSLFTRIGRAHALLELEGIRLAPFSKPEPPKPMEAPEPDKPEPTPPAPAADGISFTKAVAPILVQRCGRCHVTGNRGDFSMADYATLMKGPAIGIVVAPGNPAGSRLIEVIGSGSMPPNGNGIPAAELKTLSDWVAAGAKFDGAETDMQLTSFATAAQPGNTPAAAIRQSTGRETVSFAKDVASILLENCIGCHIDARQVQGGLRMNTFAQLNRGGDSGSILMAGKPDMSLLIQRLKGEGGNRMPAGGRPPLSDEQIELISTWIKEGATLDGKTPDQQLRVMTALAWARDATHEELMERRTEMADHNWKMGSPDEEPAQIETDNFYVVGSVGPNTLKAVAEQAEAALADAKGIVRRPEKRDQSTFKGRATIFAFPRRYDYSEFGRMIEQRTLPHDWTQHWFYDGLDAYAAIVVTPNDEDAQIKSRLTGPLTSLLVAESGDAPHWLSEGIGRAAFAKFAGRDNETVDTWNEELPAALAALSKPEQLLTNKLPPDQADLVSYAVGQFLIDRAYKPKFDKLIVELSAGKNFATAFVTAYGGQPKDVLTAFARWYQANASRRGR, encoded by the coding sequence ATGTCAACATTCCAACGAATCGCGATCCTTACCCTGATGATCAGCGGGTCGCTTTCGATCGCCTCCCCCGCCCTGGCCGTGATCACTCGAGCCCAACGGATCGAACTGACACAGGTCGGTGGAATCATCAAGAAGGCAGGCGAAAACTACCTGCAAGGCAACTATGACGAATCGGGAAAACAGGTCGAAGAGGCTCAAGAGCGTCTAAAAAAGCTGGTTGCCGAAGGGGACATGCAGCTCTACCGCGAAGCCGGTTCGCTCTTCACACGCATCGGCCGCGCCCACGCATTGCTGGAACTCGAAGGCATCCGCCTGGCTCCGTTCTCCAAGCCGGAACCGCCCAAACCGATGGAGGCCCCCGAACCGGACAAGCCTGAACCCACACCTCCCGCACCAGCAGCCGACGGGATCAGCTTCACCAAAGCCGTCGCGCCGATCCTGGTCCAACGCTGCGGACGCTGCCACGTCACCGGCAATCGCGGCGACTTCAGCATGGCCGACTACGCAACGCTGATGAAAGGCCCCGCGATCGGGATCGTCGTCGCTCCGGGCAATCCCGCTGGCAGTCGCTTGATCGAAGTCATCGGCTCGGGCAGCATGCCCCCCAACGGAAATGGAATCCCTGCGGCGGAGCTGAAAACACTGAGCGATTGGGTCGCCGCTGGCGCTAAATTCGACGGCGCCGAAACCGACATGCAATTAACCTCGTTTGCCACCGCTGCCCAGCCGGGCAACACCCCCGCGGCAGCCATTCGCCAATCAACAGGCAGGGAAACTGTCAGCTTTGCCAAAGATGTCGCTTCGATCCTGCTCGAAAACTGCATCGGATGCCACATCGACGCAAGGCAGGTCCAAGGCGGCCTGCGGATGAACACCTTCGCTCAATTGAATCGCGGTGGGGACAGCGGCTCGATCTTGATGGCGGGCAAACCGGACATGAGCCTGTTGATCCAACGGCTTAAAGGGGAAGGGGGCAACCGCATGCCCGCCGGCGGACGCCCTCCCCTCTCCGATGAACAGATCGAATTGATCAGCACCTGGATCAAGGAAGGGGCGACTCTGGATGGCAAAACCCCCGACCAACAGCTCCGCGTAATGACCGCCCTGGCTTGGGCTCGCGATGCGACGCACGAAGAACTGATGGAGCGCCGCACCGAGATGGCTGACCACAACTGGAAGATGGGCAGCCCCGACGAAGAACCGGCACAGATCGAGACCGACAATTTTTATGTCGTCGGCAGCGTCGGCCCCAATACTCTGAAAGCGGTCGCCGAACAAGCTGAAGCGGCGTTGGCCGATGCCAAGGGAATCGTCCGCCGCCCCGAAAAACGAGACCAATCGACCTTCAAAGGCCGGGCGACGATCTTCGCCTTTCCGCGACGCTACGATTACAGCGAATTTGGCCGGATGATCGAGCAACGCACCCTGCCCCATGACTGGACCCAACACTGGTTCTACGACGGACTGGACGCTTACGCTGCGATAGTCGTCACCCCCAACGACGAGGATGCGCAAATCAAATCGCGATTGACCGGACCGCTGACCAGCCTGCTGGTCGCCGAGTCTGGCGACGCTCCACATTGGCTCAGCGAAGGAATCGGACGAGCCGCGTTTGCCAAATTCGCCGGCCGCGACAACGAAACCGTCGACACCTGGAACGAAGAACTCCCCGCGGCGCTGGCGGCGCTCAGCAAACCCGAGCAATTGCTCACCAACAAACTTCCGCCAGACCAAGCCGACCTCGTCTCCTACGCGGTCGGCCAGTTCCTGATCGATCGAGCCTACAAGCCGAAGTTCGACAAATTGATAGTGGAACTATCCGCTGGCAAAAACTTCGCCACCGCCTTCGTGACCGCCTACGGTGGCCAACCCAAAGACGTGCTAACCGCCTTCGCCCGCTGGTACCAAGCAAACGCCAGCCGCCGCGGACGCTAA
- a CDS encoding HEPN domain-containing protein yields the protein MGSFADQQSISTYWFNKANELRGAAELLSDAGRSSCVFRMLCGMALEALLKAISVESGQTPRRTHNLNQLARDAGIHYATEEQKLLQILSEAIIWDGRYPVPNDERHWGELKNLKLECLLDQEPLGNSGTLTVNRPNDKLNWNSFEALRSPPFSRLCKIATWIHNS from the coding sequence ATGGGGTCTTTCGCGGACCAACAATCGATTTCAACCTATTGGTTCAACAAAGCGAATGAACTTCGTGGCGCCGCCGAACTACTTTCAGATGCTGGCCGAAGTAGCTGTGTATTCCGGATGCTTTGCGGCATGGCGCTTGAGGCACTTCTGAAGGCGATTTCTGTAGAATCTGGACAGACGCCACGGCGTACGCACAACTTAAACCAACTCGCGCGAGACGCTGGCATCCACTACGCCACTGAAGAGCAGAAACTACTGCAAATACTCAGCGAAGCAATCATATGGGACGGGCGATATCCCGTGCCGAACGATGAACGACACTGGGGCGAACTCAAGAATCTCAAGCTTGAGTGCTTGTTAGATCAGGAACCGCTGGGAAACAGCGGGACGTTAACCGTTAACAGGCCGAACGACAAGCTAAACTGGAACTCCTTTGAAGCACTTAGGTCTCCTCCCTTCTCGCGACTATGCAAGATCGCAACCTGGATCCACAATTCGTAG
- a CDS encoding response regulator, whose amino-acid sequence MTAKQILVAEDDPVFRRVIAFSLKQMGYAVDSVSDGEQAQAQLIAGEYDMLVTDHQMPLCSGLELIGRLRGTERFANLPIVLCTARGLELDKEQLRNQYQLAEIMHKPFSPRLLAERIRNLLACSQSNEWAAMA is encoded by the coding sequence ATGACTGCAAAACAGATCCTTGTTGCCGAAGACGACCCCGTATTCCGTCGCGTGATCGCTTTCTCGCTGAAACAGATGGGATACGCTGTCGATTCGGTCAGCGATGGCGAACAAGCGCAGGCCCAACTGATCGCCGGCGAATACGACATGCTGGTCACCGACCACCAAATGCCGCTTTGCAGCGGGCTCGAACTGATCGGTCGCCTACGCGGCACCGAACGCTTCGCCAATCTCCCAATTGTCCTCTGCACCGCCCGCGGGCTAGAACTCGACAAGGAACAATTACGCAATCAGTACCAATTGGCGGAGATCATGCATAAACCATTCAGTCCCCGCCTGCTGGCTGAACGCATCCGCAACCTGCTGGCGTGCAGCCAATCAAACGAATGGGCCGCTATGGCGTAA
- a CDS encoding prolipoprotein diacylglyceryl transferase: MTEDLAQQLVEQGYLSYDDLSVIEPETLMQMGGLTAEQVDVIVDQAEAQAEEAEAAATEERKKRKQEREAAATLAANEEQQPAVSEQVADGAESEESEDSAAEASEETQQGDGEDTLSTEGSEADGGAEVSVEEVENVIVESEPIDESTEQDSDKENVAVENNNKEDEAQQLASENVEDPDKA, from the coding sequence ATGACTGAGGATCTGGCTCAGCAATTGGTTGAGCAGGGCTATCTGTCCTACGATGATCTTTCGGTAATCGAGCCTGAGACGCTCATGCAGATGGGTGGTTTGACTGCCGAACAGGTCGATGTGATCGTCGACCAAGCCGAAGCGCAGGCTGAAGAAGCGGAAGCTGCGGCAACCGAAGAACGCAAGAAACGCAAGCAGGAACGGGAAGCCGCGGCCACTTTGGCGGCCAATGAAGAACAGCAGCCCGCGGTCAGTGAACAAGTTGCCGATGGGGCCGAGTCGGAAGAATCAGAGGATTCTGCAGCCGAAGCGTCCGAAGAGACCCAACAGGGTGATGGCGAGGATACGCTATCCACGGAAGGCTCGGAAGCCGATGGTGGGGCGGAAGTGTCTGTTGAGGAAGTAGAAAACGTAATAGTAGAATCGGAGCCGATTGACGAATCGACGGAGCAAGATTCTGATAAAGAGAATGTTGCCGTTGAAAACAACAATAAAGAAGACGAAGCCCAACAGCTGGCTTCGGAGAATGTAGAAGATCCGGATAAGGCGTAA
- a CDS encoding endonuclease/exonuclease/phosphatase family protein has protein sequence MSFNIRYGTASDGENHWERRKEFVAETIAAYDPDLLGTQETLEFQKQFLEQQMPDYTSVGVGRDDGSDRGEMTALFFKTKRFDLRDEGHFWLSETPAKAGSKSWDSSLPRICSWVRLKDRQSDAPREILFINTHFDHRGQQARDESAKLILRKIDELGADCDVVLTGDFNSSVTSVPYRTLFSDAAGQSPLVDTYAAAGPKETKGDTTISRFLGDRFAGPRIDWIATRGNWKILDAQIDRTAREGRAPSDHYPVTARLQRDGK, from the coding sequence ATGAGTTTTAACATTCGTTATGGGACGGCGTCCGATGGCGAGAACCATTGGGAGCGGCGGAAGGAATTTGTTGCCGAAACCATCGCGGCTTACGATCCCGATCTGTTGGGGACTCAGGAGACGCTGGAGTTTCAAAAACAGTTCCTCGAGCAACAGATGCCCGATTACACAAGTGTTGGTGTCGGACGCGACGATGGCAGCGATCGAGGCGAGATGACGGCGCTGTTCTTCAAGACCAAACGTTTTGACCTGCGCGACGAGGGGCACTTCTGGCTCAGCGAGACGCCAGCCAAGGCGGGCAGCAAGTCGTGGGATAGCAGTCTGCCACGGATCTGTTCATGGGTGCGATTGAAAGACCGCCAGTCCGACGCGCCTCGCGAGATCCTGTTTATCAACACGCACTTCGATCATCGTGGACAACAGGCTCGCGACGAATCGGCCAAGTTGATACTGCGGAAGATCGACGAATTGGGAGCGGATTGCGACGTGGTGTTGACCGGCGATTTCAACTCATCGGTCACAAGCGTTCCCTATCGCACGCTGTTTTCGGACGCTGCCGGCCAGTCGCCTCTCGTCGATACCTATGCCGCTGCGGGGCCTAAGGAGACAAAGGGGGATACGACGATCTCAAGGTTCCTTGGCGACCGGTTTGCCGGGCCGCGGATCGACTGGATCGCGACGCGTGGCAACTGGAAGATCCTCGACGCGCAGATCGACCGCACTGCTAGAGAGGGACGGGCGCCATCGGATCACTATCCGGTTACGGCACGCTTGCAGCGAGATGGTAAATAG
- a CDS encoding PH domain-containing protein has translation MQVLSAQCPYCQNKVDSTIEHLDGPVVCPNCDKPFEIEIPTAVVTSVQEVGRESVNADRMAAEPSERTLAKVHPVVFRARPLASLILGALFLVSLVVLIASLAGASIAGYAFDENAMLGPASLVTWGCGIVLLVIAGVVGFWMLVSRFTTLTVTDDRTIYQEGIISRATSEVQHNDVRNIQLDQTFMQRLLNIGGVGISSSGQDDLEVVARGLPHPERIIRLIRENQG, from the coding sequence ATGCAAGTCCTTTCCGCTCAATGCCCCTATTGTCAGAACAAAGTCGACAGCACGATCGAACATCTCGATGGGCCGGTGGTCTGTCCCAATTGCGATAAACCGTTTGAGATCGAAATTCCTACGGCCGTGGTGACTTCGGTTCAGGAGGTTGGTCGGGAATCGGTCAACGCCGATCGGATGGCGGCGGAGCCGAGCGAGCGGACGTTGGCGAAGGTTCATCCGGTTGTCTTTCGCGCTCGGCCTCTCGCCTCATTGATCCTCGGGGCCCTCTTTTTGGTATCCCTGGTTGTCCTGATCGCGTCGCTGGCCGGAGCTTCGATCGCTGGCTACGCCTTTGATGAAAACGCGATGCTGGGGCCGGCGTCGCTGGTGACGTGGGGTTGCGGAATCGTGTTGCTGGTGATCGCTGGGGTCGTCGGATTCTGGATGTTGGTCAGTCGGTTTACCACGTTGACGGTGACCGATGACCGCACGATCTATCAGGAGGGAATCATCTCGCGGGCGACCTCCGAAGTGCAACACAACGACGTCAGAAATATCCAACTGGACCAAACGTTCATGCAGCGGTTGCTGAATATCGGTGGTGTTGGGATCTCCAGTTCCGGGCAAGACGATTTGGAAGTGGTTGCCCGCGGCTTGCCACATCCCGAACGGATCATCCGCTTGATCCGCGAGAACCAGGGATAA